In the genome of Phlebotomus papatasi isolate M1 chromosome 2, Ppap_2.1, whole genome shotgun sequence, one region contains:
- the LOC129803065 gene encoding muscle-specific protein 20, with protein MSLERQVRAKIAGKRDPVKDKEAQEWIEALLGAKFPAGSLYEDVLKDGTVLCRLMNKLQPGSVPKINESGGQFKMMENINNFQKALKDYGVPDIDVFQTVDLWEKKDISQVTNTLFALGRACYKHADFPGPHLGPKPADECKRDFSEEQLRAGEGIVGLQAGQNKGASQAGQNIGASRKILLGK; from the exons ATGTCTCTCGAACGTCAAGTGCGTGCCAAG ATTGCCGGAAAGCGTGATCCCGTCAAGGACAAGGAAGCTCAGGAATGGATTGAAGCCTTGTTGGGTGCCAAATTCCCAGCTGGCAGTCTCTATGAGGATGTCCTCAAGGATGGTACAGTCCTCTGCCGCCTCATGAACAAACTCCAACCCGGATCTGTACCAAAGATCAACGAATCTGGTGGACAattcaaaatgatggaaaacaTCAACAACTTCCAGAAAGCCCTCAAGGATTACGGTGTACCTGATATTGATGTCTTCCAGACAGTTGATCTCTGGGAAAAGAAGGACATCTCTCAAGTCACAAACACACTCTTCGCTCTCGGACGTGCA TGCTACAAACACGCCGATTTCCCCGGACCTCATCTAGGACCCAAGCCTGCCGATGAGTGCAAACGTGACTTCTCAGAGGAGCAACTCCGTGCTGGAGAAGGTATTGTCGGTCTTCAGGCTGGACAGAATAAGGGAGCTTCACAAGCTGGTCAGAATATTGGTGCCTCCCGCAAAATTCTTCTTGGAAAGTGA